A genome region from Myripristis murdjan chromosome 16, fMyrMur1.1, whole genome shotgun sequence includes the following:
- the cited4b gene encoding cbp/p300-interacting transactivator 4b encodes MADHLMMPMNHSSAGASLHGYRMGMNGGLQAGHQQHANQPGMRTLPNGQMMHYGGAQANMEAAMRQRQGMVGGPMNGQLNGAQMGHHQMTSGNMIYNGQPQQQQHHPQQQQHHMHPQQHQQQQAQHPQQQQQQFMNGGLTSQQLMASMQLQKLNTQYHGHPLGPMGGNHMGPTTQYRMNPAQLANMQHMAGPALALNGMDADMIDEEVLTSLVMELGLDRVQELPELFLGQNEFDFISDFVSKQQPSTVSC; translated from the coding sequence ATGGCTGACCATCTGATGATGCCCATGAATCACAGCTCAGCGGGCGCTAGTCTCCACGGTTACAGGATGGGCATGAACGGTGGCCTGCAGGCAGGTCACCAACAGCATGCCAACCAGCCAGGCATGCGGACGCTGCCCAATGGCCAGATGATGCATTATGGCGGCGCCCAGGCTAACATGGAGGCGGCCATGAGGCAGCGGCAAGGCATGGTGGGAGGACCCATGAATGGACAGCTGAATGGGGCCCAGATGGGTCACCACCAGATGACCTCTGGAAACATGATTTATAATGGCCAGccgcagcaacagcagcatcatccccagcagcagcagcatcacatgcatccacagcagcaccagcagcaacaaGCCCAGCacccgcagcagcagcagcaacagttcaTGAACGGAGGGCTAACATCCCAGCAGCTCATGGCCAGCATGCAACTGCAGAAACTCAACACCCAGTACCACGGACACCCGCTGGGGCCTATGGGCGGGAACCACATGGGCCCCACGACCCAGTACCGCATGAACCCGGCCCAGCTGGCTAACATGCAGCACATGGCTGGACCCGCCTTGGCTTTGAATGGCATGGACGCGGACATGATCGACGAGGAGGTCCTGACCTCCCTGGTTATGGAGCTGGGCCTGGACCGGGTGCAGGAGCTGCCAGAACTCTTCCTGGGCCAGAATGAGTTTGACTTCATCTCGGACTTTGTCAGCAAACAACAGCCCAGCACCGTGAGTTGCTGA